ATCGAGAACCAGATCACCAAGAACGCCAAGCTGCTGATCATCGCCTCGATCGACGGCACCGCGCTGACCGGCCAGCTCCAGCAGGCCGCCGACGCGAAGATCCCGGTCATCTCCTACGACCGGCTCATCCGCAAGAGCCCGAACGTGGACTACTACGCCACCTTCGACAACTTCAAGGTCGGCGTGCAGCAGGCCACCTCGCTGCTGACCGGTCTGAAGGTCATCAACGCCGACGGCAGCCCCGGCACCGCCACCGGCCCGCTCAACGTCGAGCTGTTCGCCGGCTCGCCGGACGACAACAACGCCACGTTCTTCTTCAACGGCGCGATGTCGGTGCTCCAGCCGTACATCGACAAGGGCACGCTGGTGGTCAAGAGCGGCCAGACCGACTTCAAGACCGTGTCGATCCTGCGGTGGGACCCGGCGACCGCGCAGCGGCGCATGGAGGACATCCTCACCTCCACCTACCAGGGCGGCGCCCAGGTCAACGGCGTGCTCTCGCCCTACGACGGCCTGTCCATCGGCATCCTGTCCGCGCTCAAGAGCAACGGCTACGGCACCGCCGGCTCGCCCTACCCGGTCGTGACCGGCCAGGACGCCGAGGTCGCCTCGGTCAAGTCGATCATCGCGGGCGAGCAGTACTCGACCATCCA
This portion of the Saccharothrix syringae genome encodes:
- the chvE gene encoding multiple monosaccharide ABC transporter substrate-binding protein, with translation MRFPRIAAIAAAGLVLAACGSTEKTGDQQSGEAGGALVGVTMPTRSSERWIHDGDNIKKALEAKGYQVDLQYAENDIPTQANQIENQITKNAKLLIIASIDGTALTGQLQQAADAKIPVISYDRLIRKSPNVDYYATFDNFKVGVQQATSLLTGLKVINADGSPGTATGPLNVELFAGSPDDNNATFFFNGAMSVLQPYIDKGTLVVKSGQTDFKTVSILRWDPATAQRRMEDILTSTYQGGAQVNGVLSPYDGLSIGILSALKSNGYGTAGSPYPVVTGQDAEVASVKSIIAGEQYSTIQKDTRELAAVTVDMADAVLKGNKPQVNNEKDYDNGVKVVPAYLLEPVIVGKDNYKKVLVDSGYYTEDQLR